A region of the Gammaproteobacteria bacterium genome:
TTAATCATGGCGGGATCGAGATCATGTTCAGCAACAAGATTTCGTACTGCCGGGGTTAGTACAATATCCTTCGTATCTTTACTTGCCGCTGTCGATGCGGGTTTATCCGCTGTTGTGGGTGCAGACTGCTGACTATCAATGGTGCCTAGAGGCTCTTCACTGGCTACTATCTCACCCTCTTGTTTAAGGATGTGAGTGAGCACGCCATCTGTGGTGGCAGGAACCTCGAATACCACCTTATCGGTTTCGATGTCGACTAGTATCTCATCTCGTTTAACAAAATCACCTTCTTTTTTATGCCAAGTGGAGACTAGACCATCGGTAACGGATTCTGGTAGTACGGGAACACGAAGCTCATCGCTCATGAGGGGACCTCCTGTATAGGACCTTTTAGTGCGGCATCAATGAGTGCCTGTTGTTGTTCAATGTGTAGACTAAACATGCCAACAGCGGGTGCCGCTGAGGCTTCTCTGCCCGCATAGCCAAGATTTTGTTTGTTATGGAGACAGAGGCGGAAACGATGCTGGATCTGATACCAGGCACCCTGATTCTGTGGTTCTTCCTGACACCAGATAATCTCTTTTGCCTTTTTATACAGTGCCAATTCCTGTTTGAGTTGTTGCTCTGGAAATGGATACAGCTGTTCAATACGAATAATGGCGACCTGTTTGAGGCTCTGTTTTTCACGTTGTTCCAGCAGGTCGTAATAGACCTTGCCTGAGCACAGGATAATTCGTTTTACATTTTTAACATCAGCCTGATCATCGCCAATGACATTGTGAAAACCCTGTTGTGAGAGTTGTTCCAGGCTGGAGGTTGCCAGGCGGTGTCTTAACAGGCTCTTAGGTGTAATTATAATCAGTGGCTTACGATAAGGCCGGATCATCTGACGGCGTAGCAGGTGAAAGATCTGTGCCGGTGTACTGGGTATGCAGACCTGCATATTATCCTCGGCGCAGAGTTGCAGATAGCGTTCAAGACGTGCTGAGGAGTGTTCGGCTCCCTGACCTTCATAACCATGAGGCAGCATTAATACCAGGCCCGACATGCGTCCCCACTTTAATTCGCCTGAGCTGATAAATTGATCAATAACAACCTGTGCACCATTGGCAAAGTCACCAAATTGCGCCTCCCATATTGTTAATGAGGAGGGATCAGTGGTGGCATAACCATACTCAAAGGCAAGCACCGCTTCTTCCGAGAGTAAGGAGTCAATGACGATAAAGCGGCCCTGCTTTTCGCTGACATGTTGTAACGGGACATAAGATTTGCCATCTACCTGATTATGTAAGACGGCATGACGATGAAAGAAGGTGCCACGTCCGCTATCCTGACCCGAGAGACGAATCTTGTAGCCATCGGCTAACAGGGAAGCGTAGGCCATGGTTTCGGCAAAACCCCAGTCACAGGCGACAGCCCCTGCTGCCATCTTGCCTCTCTCTTTAATAATATTGCTGACCCTGGGGTGCAGTTCAAACCCGGTCGGTAGTTTGAGTAGTTGTTGGGCGAGCTCGCGTAGTCTTTTTAGTGGTAGATGGGTATCAATGTCTTGATCCCAATGGCTACCTTTATATTGATCCCAGTCTACCGGGAAGGCGTGTATCGAGCCAGGTACGGAATGGGGTGATACGCCCTTTTCTTGTTCCAGTGCACTACGGTATTGTTCGCGCATGGCGTCGGTCTGTTGGGATGTAACAACACCGGCATCAATTAATTTTTTGGCATAAATTGATAATGTGGTCGCATGGGCGCGGATTTTTTTATACATCAAGGGTTGTGTTGTGGCAGGCTCATCCGCCTCATTATGACCATGACGGCGATAACAGAGCAGGTCAATCACGACATCCTTGTTGAATTCCATACGGAAGTCCAGGGCCAGGCGGGTGACAAATAATACTGCCTCAGGATCATCACCATTAACATGAAAAATAGGTGCCTGTACGGTCTTGGCAACATCGGTACAATAGAATGTTGAGCCGGTATCCAACGGGTTACTGGTGGTAAAACCGATCTGATTATTAATAACGATATGTACAGTGCCACCGGTAGTAAAGCCCCTGGCCTGAGACATATTTAATGTTTCCATGACCACGCCCTGACCGGAGAAAGCGGCATCACCATGAATGGCAATGGGTAGTACCTGATTGCCATGATGATCATTGCGGCGTTGTTGTCGGGCGCGCACCGAGCCTTGTACTACCGGGGCGATGATCTCAAGGTGAGAGGGATTGAAGGCTAGTGTGACATGAACGGGGCCACCAGGTGTCTGGGTGTCGGCAGAAAAACCTTTGTGATATTTAACATCACCGGAGCCAACCAGTTTTTTCTTGCCAGGTTTGCCTTCAAATTCCTGAAACAGGGTGGAGGGTAGCTTGCCCAGAGTATTGATGAGCACATTCAGTCGACCACGATGAGCCATGCCAATAACGACTTCTTTTGCCGTTTGAGTGCCTGCCTGCAAGATGATTTCATCCAGCAGCGGGATCAAACTCTCAGCACCTTCCAGTGAGAAACGTTTTTGACCGACATAGCGAGTATGGAGATAGCGTTCCAGTCCTTCGGCGGCGGTGAGTCGTTCCAGTATATGTTTTTGTGTCTCGGGTCGGATGGCAGGGCGGCCATCAGGTGTCTCGATACGTTGTTGAATCCAGCGTTTTTCTATGGTGTCCGTAATGTGCATGTATTCCAGACCGAGGCTACCACAATACAGGTCTTGTAGACGTTGCAGGATCTCTGACAGTTTTTGTTGTTTGGGGCCAACCAGTGAGCCAGTATTGAATGAGGTATTGAGGTCGCGCTCGTCAAGTTGATGATATTTGAGGCTGAGGTCAGCAATAACGGGGCGTTCACGCAGGTAGAGTGGATCAATATCAGCTTGTTGGTGCCCGCGGACACGGTAGGCATTGATCAGTCGTAGAACCTGGCTTTGTTTTTCAGCAGAATCACAGGCTAGATCATTTCCCTGGGTAAATTGACAGATGCCGGTTGTGATGGGTTGATGCGCAGGCTTGAGTAATTCAAGAGTCTGTGCGGCATCACCTTGTTGCAAGTGAGAGAAGTAGTCTTGCCACTGTTTGCCAACCGAGCCTGGATCTTCCTGATAGTCCAGGTACAAGCCCTCAATATAGTCAGCATTGACGCTAAATAACAGCGAATGTTCTTGTAGAATCCGGTGTATGTCATGCATATTAGAGAGTAATCCATGGTCTCAGCCTCAATTAGGCTAAGTATGTACTTTTTTTAGGTTATTATACAAGTGTTAAAAGATACGAATGAACGGATAAGGGGATAAAGCGTATGCATAAAGCGGGACAACAATTGATCATATTAATGGTGTGGTTATTTGCGCTGCCAACAATGGCGTTAGCAGACAAGGTTGAATATGACGAGGGTATTGAATACCAATTGGTTATACCGGAGCAGGCGACAGTCGATTCGAACAAGATCGAGGTGTTGGAGATATTCTGGTATGGCTGCCCACATTGCCATCGTCTTGAACCCTTGCTGGAAAAATGGATTAAACAGCAGAAGGATGATGTTGTCTTTGTGCGCCTGCCGGCATTATTAAATCCGCAATGGGAGACTTTTGTCCGTGCCTATTATACGGCTCAGCTTTTAGGTGTGTTAGACAGGATACATCGTCCTTTATTTGATGCTATTCATATTAAGAAACAGAATCTAAATGGTGAGGCGGCTTTGGCGCGGTTCTTTGCTGAATTTGGTGTGGATAAGGATCTGTTTCATAAGACCTATAACTCTTTCGGGGTGATGACCAAGGTCAATCAGGCACGTCAGATGACACGGCGTTATGGTATCTCGGGTGTGCCAACGATGATTGTGAATGGTAAGTATAAGACCTCGGCGCGTTTGACGGGGGGGCACAGGGGGATGTTGAAGGCGGTTGATTACCTGGTTGAGATGGAACGGAAAAAGAAGACAAGGTAGGGTGCGTACTACGCACCAATAGGTTTTGCTGGGTAATGACAGGTAGGGTGCGTACTACGCACCAATTAGATTATTCTGAGTAATGACAGCAGGACAGTGGAAAAAATATGAAGGCAGCAGAACTGTTTATACGTTGTTTGGAGAACGAGGGTGTGGAATACATCTTCGGGGTGCCGGGTGAGGAAAATCTGGATTTTATGGATGCCTTGCTGGATTCAAATATACAGTTTATTACTACTCGGCATGAACAGGGCGCGGCCTTTATGGCGGATGTCTATGGTCGGCTGTCGGGTAAGGCGGGTGTCTGTTTATCCACGTTGGGGCCGGGTGCTACTAATCTGGTGACGGGGGTTGCGGACGCTAATCTGGATCATGCACCGGTGGTGGCGATATCGGGTCAGGCGGATACTAATCGTCTGCATAAGGAATCGCATCAGGTGCTGGATCTGGTGCAGATGTTTCAGCCTATTACCAAATATGCCTCGCGTCTGCCGGTTGCTGAGATTATTCCTGAGGTGGTGCGTAAGGCATTCAAACTGGCGCAGACTGAAAAAACGGGCGCAACCTTTATTGAGTTTCCAGAGAATATTGCTAAGGCAGAGGTTGAAGGATCGCCGTTGCCGGTGAAGCATGTGGTGTGGCCGGAGCCTTCTGCTGAACAGGTACAAGATGCGGCTAAATTAATTTCATCGGCACAGAACCCGATGATCCTGGCGGGTAATGGGGTTGTGCGCGCCCGTGCCTGGCAGCAGTTGGCGGAGTTTGCCGAGCAGTTGAATATCCCGGTAGTGAATACCTTTATGGCGAAGGGTGTGGTGCCCTTTCATCATCCCACAGCACTGGGTAGTGCGGGTCTACAGTCCAAGGACTATATCAATATTGGTTTTGACCGTGCCGATGTGATTATTTGTATTGGTTATGATCTGGTGGAGTATCACCCTTATCTGTGGCATCCAACGCGTGATCGCCTGATTATCCATATTGATACCAGTCCGGCTGAGGTGGATGCCTGTTATCCCATCGAGGTGGGTATTGTGGGTGATATCAAGCATAGCCTGTTGCAAATTATGCAGCAGGCCACACCTCATGCTGGACATCTGATGCGACCATTACGCAAGGCGCTGATAGAGGATATGAATCAGCATAGTCAGGATGATGGTTTTCCAGTTAAGCCACAAAAGATTATTTGGGATCTGCGTACCGCGCTGGGGCTTGAGGATATTGTGATCTGTGATGTGGGCGCACACAAGATGTGGATGTCGCGTATGTTTCGTTGCGAGCACCCGAGTACCTGTATTATCTCGAATGGCTTTGCCAGCATGGGAATTGCGGTGCCCGGTGCGATTGCCGCGAAGATGGTTAACCCGGATAAAACTGTGGTGGCAGTCACGGGTGATGGTGGCTTTATGATGAACTCGCAGGAGATCGAGACCGCTATACGTTTGAATATTGCTATTGTGATCTTGATATGGAATGACAATGGTTATGGTCTGATTGAATGGAAGCAGCAAAATCAGTTTGGTCGTCAATCCAATATCCGCTTTGGTAATCCTGATTTTGTGAAATATGCTGAGTCCTTTGGTGCGAAGGG
Encoded here:
- a CDS encoding thiol:disulfide interchange protein DsbA/DsbL, producing the protein MHKAGQQLIILMVWLFALPTMALADKVEYDEGIEYQLVIPEQATVDSNKIEVLEIFWYGCPHCHRLEPLLEKWIKQQKDDVVFVRLPALLNPQWETFVRAYYTAQLLGVLDRIHRPLFDAIHIKKQNLNGEAALARFFAEFGVDKDLFHKTYNSFGVMTKVNQARQMTRRYGISGVPTMIVNGKYKTSARLTGGHRGMLKAVDYLVEMERKKKTR
- a CDS encoding 2-oxoglutarate dehydrogenase E1 component — protein: MHDIHRILQEHSLLFSVNADYIEGLYLDYQEDPGSVGKQWQDYFSHLQQGDAAQTLELLKPAHQPITTGICQFTQGNDLACDSAEKQSQVLRLINAYRVRGHQQADIDPLYLRERPVIADLSLKYHQLDERDLNTSFNTGSLVGPKQQKLSEILQRLQDLYCGSLGLEYMHITDTIEKRWIQQRIETPDGRPAIRPETQKHILERLTAAEGLERYLHTRYVGQKRFSLEGAESLIPLLDEIILQAGTQTAKEVVIGMAHRGRLNVLINTLGKLPSTLFQEFEGKPGKKKLVGSGDVKYHKGFSADTQTPGGPVHVTLAFNPSHLEIIAPVVQGSVRARQQRRNDHHGNQVLPIAIHGDAAFSGQGVVMETLNMSQARGFTTGGTVHIVINNQIGFTTSNPLDTGSTFYCTDVAKTVQAPIFHVNGDDPEAVLFVTRLALDFRMEFNKDVVIDLLCYRRHGHNEADEPATTQPLMYKKIRAHATTLSIYAKKLIDAGVVTSQQTDAMREQYRSALEQEKGVSPHSVPGSIHAFPVDWDQYKGSHWDQDIDTHLPLKRLRELAQQLLKLPTGFELHPRVSNIIKERGKMAAGAVACDWGFAETMAYASLLADGYKIRLSGQDSGRGTFFHRHAVLHNQVDGKSYVPLQHVSEKQGRFIVIDSLLSEEAVLAFEYGYATTDPSSLTIWEAQFGDFANGAQVVIDQFISSGELKWGRMSGLVLMLPHGYEGQGAEHSSARLERYLQLCAEDNMQVCIPSTPAQIFHLLRRQMIRPYRKPLIIITPKSLLRHRLATSSLEQLSQQGFHNVIGDDQADVKNVKRIILCSGKVYYDLLEQREKQSLKQVAIIRIEQLYPFPEQQLKQELALYKKAKEIIWCQEEPQNQGAWYQIQHRFRLCLHNKQNLGYAGREASAAPAVGMFSLHIEQQQALIDAALKGPIQEVPS
- a CDS encoding acetolactate synthase large subunit, which gives rise to MKAAELFIRCLENEGVEYIFGVPGEENLDFMDALLDSNIQFITTRHEQGAAFMADVYGRLSGKAGVCLSTLGPGATNLVTGVADANLDHAPVVAISGQADTNRLHKESHQVLDLVQMFQPITKYASRLPVAEIIPEVVRKAFKLAQTEKTGATFIEFPENIAKAEVEGSPLPVKHVVWPEPSAEQVQDAAKLISSAQNPMILAGNGVVRARAWQQLAEFAEQLNIPVVNTFMAKGVVPFHHPTALGSAGLQSKDYINIGFDRADVIICIGYDLVEYHPYLWHPTRDRLIIHIDTSPAEVDACYPIEVGIVGDIKHSLLQIMQQATPHAGHLMRPLRKALIEDMNQHSQDDGFPVKPQKIIWDLRTALGLEDIVICDVGAHKMWMSRMFRCEHPSTCIISNGFASMGIAVPGAIAAKMVNPDKTVVAVTGDGGFMMNSQEIETAIRLNIAIVILIWNDNGYGLIEWKQQNQFGRQSNIRFGNPDFVKYAESFGAKGYRVESAADLMPILKQAMADNTVSIIDCPVDYSENMKLTEHLGKIICTT